The proteins below are encoded in one region of Vespula pensylvanica isolate Volc-1 chromosome 4, ASM1446617v1, whole genome shotgun sequence:
- the LOC122628291 gene encoding xaa-Pro aminopeptidase ApepP isoform X3, with amino-acid sequence MVKDNHKKYRSDLTSKSTKSICKISKHFYTRILIVMKIILITILLACSFGLTKLQKSPEFLFYNYNGAKRSYCPLSEHIGNQPVNRKDTSLRLRQLRSEMVRVASIETAPLHGYIVTSDDEHQSETVDPRDMRREFLTGFYGSAGDAVVTLAKAVLWTDGRYHLQADLELDCNWILMKRGRKPIPTITEWLKHEFQNRPNIRIGADPKLVPAAIWEAWEIDLVNTSISLVAVRRNLVDLIWQVGRPNYNSYAAYPLKEEYAGKSWQEKIKDIRLQMSLVKADALVVTALDEIAWLFNIRGYDLPHTPVLRSYVIVTQGSLHLYTSKHKLLRSVDTHLKMDSCFHADCVKWHNETCIWDDLRTMSQAWKKVWLPTPCGYAQGASKEIFSSIPIEKRLPKASPIIDLRAVKNEIEAEGMRKAHIRDGMAMCDFLAYIEEQISLNSEGWDEMQVSRVVNEFRLEQELNKGISFATIAAYGAHAALPHYEPINLTNVPIGKTSLLVIDSGGQYLDGTTDVTRTLHFGEPTEEQKKAYTRVLIGSIQLSSLIFPDDLMTDQLDVLARRPLWSTGNDYMHGTGHGIGHFLSVHESPISISYTGGMTVTLKPGFFLSNEPGFYKKDDFGVRLENILEVVTTNISKTTGQNFLKFRDVTLVPYEPKLIDFNMLTPMHRRWLNNYNQRIREEVGRELKKHLKMKGFYWMMDKTKNIPEWGKVNKDILLARSHSNSSTFKKIHVLVIISIIYNIILNFATIYS; translated from the exons gttTAACAAAGTTACAGAAGAGTCCAGAattcttattttacaattacaaTGGCGCCAAAAGATCTTATTGTCCTTTGAGTGAACATATCGGTAATCAACCTGTTAACAGAAAGGATACATCTTTAAGATTAAGACAATTAAGATCTGAAATGGTCCGAGTAGCATCAATCGAAACAGCACCACTGCATGGTTATATTGTAACATCGGATGACGAACATCAg AGCGAAACCGTCGATCCACGAGATATgagaagagaatttttaacCGGATTTTATGGTAGTGCTGGAGACGCAGTTGTAACATTAGCAAAAGCTGTTCTGTGGACAGATGGAAGATATCATCTGCAAGCAGATTTAGAACTTGATTGCAATTGGATACTCATGAAAAGAGGACGAAAACCA ATTCCAACAATAACAGAATGGTTGAAACATGAATTTCAAAATCGGCCAAACATCCGAATAGGTGCAGATCCGAAGTTAGTACCTGCAGCTATATGGGAAGCTTGGGAAATAGATTTAG TAAATACATCCATAAGTTTGGTAGCAGTCCGCAGAAATTTGGTGGATTTAATCTGGCAAGTAGGACGACCAAATTACAATTCTTACGCAGCATACCcattgaaagaagaatatgCAGGGAAATCATggcaagaaaaaataaaagatataagattACAAATGAGTCTTGTCAAGGCAGATGCTCTTGTAGTCACAGCATTAGATGAAATAGCTTGGCTCTTCAATATTCGAGGATACGATCTCCCTCATACTCCTGTTCTTAGATCCTACGTCATCGTTACACAAGGATCTCTTCATCTTTATACATCCAAACATAAACTTTTGCGATCCGTTGATACTCATTTAAAAATGGACTCTTGCTTCCACGCGGATTGCGTCAA aTGGCACAATGAAACGTGTATCTGGGATGATTTAAGGACGATGTCTCAAGCATGGAAGAAAGTTTGGCTACCAACACCATGTGGATATGCTCAAGGAgcttcgaaagaaatattttcttcc ATTCCAATTGAAAAACGATTACCAAAAGCATCGCCTATAATTGATCTAAGAGcggtaaaaaatgaaatcgaagCTGAAGGGATGAGGAAAGCTCATATCAGAGATGGCATGGCCATGTGTGATTTTCTTGCTTATATAGAAGaacaaatatctttaaattctGAGGGATGGGACGAGATGCAAGTATCCAGAGTCGTAAACGAGTTTCGTTTGGAACAGGAACTTAACAAGGGTATTTCTTTTGCAACGATTGCTGCTTACGGTGCTCATGCTGCGTTACCTCATTATGAAccaattaatttaacaaatgtACCTATCGGGAAAACTTCGTTGTTGGTTATTGATTCAGGTGGACAGTATTTAG aCGGTACAACAGATGTAACAAGAACATTACATTTTGGAGAACCTAccgaagaacaaaaaaaggcATACACAAGAGTATTAATAGGATCGATACAGTTATCTTCTTTAATCTTTCCAGATGATCTGATGACTGATCAGCTTGATGTATTAGCTAGGAGACCTCTTTGGAGTACCGGTAATGACTACATGCATGGTACTGGTCACGGGATTGGACACTTTTTATCGGTTCATGAAT ccCCAATTAGTATATCATATACAGGTGGTATGACTGTTACTTTAAAGCCaggattttttttatccaatgaACCaggattttataaaaaggatGATTTCGGTGTAcgtttagaaaatatacttgAAGTCGTAACTACCAATATATCG AAAACAACAGgacaaaatttcttaaaatttcgGGACGTCACTCTTGTACCATACGAACCTAAATTGATAGATTTTAATATGTTAACACCAATGCAC CGCCGGTggttaaataattacaatcaaCGAATCAGAGAAGAGGTCGgcagagaattaaaaaaacatttaaaaatgaaaggcTTTTATTGGATGATGGACAAGACAAAAAACATTCCTGAATGGGGTAAAGTCAACAAGGACATTCTTCTCGCGCGTTCTCATTCCAATTCTTCTACATTCAAAAAGATTCATGTGCTAGTGATCATTAGCATCatctacaatattattttaa ATTTTGCAACGATTTATAGTTAA
- the LOC122628291 gene encoding xaa-Pro aminopeptidase ApepP isoform X4 has translation MTSTKSICKISKHFYTRILIVMKIILITILLACSFGLTKLQKSPEFLFYNYNGAKRSYCPLSEHIGNQPVNRKDTSLRLRQLRSEMVRVASIETAPLHGYIVTSDDEHQSETVDPRDMRREFLTGFYGSAGDAVVTLAKAVLWTDGRYHLQADLELDCNWILMKRGRKPIPTITEWLKHEFQNRPNIRIGADPKLVPAAIWEAWEIDLVNTSISLVAVRRNLVDLIWQVGRPNYNSYAAYPLKEEYAGKSWQEKIKDIRLQMSLVKADALVVTALDEIAWLFNIRGYDLPHTPVLRSYVIVTQGSLHLYTSKHKLLRSVDTHLKMDSCFHADCVKWHNETCIWDDLRTMSQAWKKVWLPTPCGYAQGASKEIFSSIPIEKRLPKASPIIDLRAVKNEIEAEGMRKAHIRDGMAMCDFLAYIEEQISLNSEGWDEMQVSRVVNEFRLEQELNKGISFATIAAYGAHAALPHYEPINLTNVPIGKTSLLVIDSGGQYLDGTTDVTRTLHFGEPTEEQKKAYTRVLIGSIQLSSLIFPDDLMTDQLDVLARRPLWSTGNDYMHGTGHGIGHFLSVHESPISISYTGGMTVTLKPGFFLSNEPGFYKKDDFGVRLENILEVVTTNISKTTGQNFLKFRDVTLVPYEPKLIDFNMLTPMHCPLISDIHTSNDMQRRWLNNYNQRIREEVGRELKKHLKMKGFYWMMDKTKNIPEWGKVNKDILLARSHSNSSTFKKIHVLVIISIIYNIILNFATIYS, from the exons gttTAACAAAGTTACAGAAGAGTCCAGAattcttattttacaattacaaTGGCGCCAAAAGATCTTATTGTCCTTTGAGTGAACATATCGGTAATCAACCTGTTAACAGAAAGGATACATCTTTAAGATTAAGACAATTAAGATCTGAAATGGTCCGAGTAGCATCAATCGAAACAGCACCACTGCATGGTTATATTGTAACATCGGATGACGAACATCAg AGCGAAACCGTCGATCCACGAGATATgagaagagaatttttaacCGGATTTTATGGTAGTGCTGGAGACGCAGTTGTAACATTAGCAAAAGCTGTTCTGTGGACAGATGGAAGATATCATCTGCAAGCAGATTTAGAACTTGATTGCAATTGGATACTCATGAAAAGAGGACGAAAACCA ATTCCAACAATAACAGAATGGTTGAAACATGAATTTCAAAATCGGCCAAACATCCGAATAGGTGCAGATCCGAAGTTAGTACCTGCAGCTATATGGGAAGCTTGGGAAATAGATTTAG TAAATACATCCATAAGTTTGGTAGCAGTCCGCAGAAATTTGGTGGATTTAATCTGGCAAGTAGGACGACCAAATTACAATTCTTACGCAGCATACCcattgaaagaagaatatgCAGGGAAATCATggcaagaaaaaataaaagatataagattACAAATGAGTCTTGTCAAGGCAGATGCTCTTGTAGTCACAGCATTAGATGAAATAGCTTGGCTCTTCAATATTCGAGGATACGATCTCCCTCATACTCCTGTTCTTAGATCCTACGTCATCGTTACACAAGGATCTCTTCATCTTTATACATCCAAACATAAACTTTTGCGATCCGTTGATACTCATTTAAAAATGGACTCTTGCTTCCACGCGGATTGCGTCAA aTGGCACAATGAAACGTGTATCTGGGATGATTTAAGGACGATGTCTCAAGCATGGAAGAAAGTTTGGCTACCAACACCATGTGGATATGCTCAAGGAgcttcgaaagaaatattttcttcc ATTCCAATTGAAAAACGATTACCAAAAGCATCGCCTATAATTGATCTAAGAGcggtaaaaaatgaaatcgaagCTGAAGGGATGAGGAAAGCTCATATCAGAGATGGCATGGCCATGTGTGATTTTCTTGCTTATATAGAAGaacaaatatctttaaattctGAGGGATGGGACGAGATGCAAGTATCCAGAGTCGTAAACGAGTTTCGTTTGGAACAGGAACTTAACAAGGGTATTTCTTTTGCAACGATTGCTGCTTACGGTGCTCATGCTGCGTTACCTCATTATGAAccaattaatttaacaaatgtACCTATCGGGAAAACTTCGTTGTTGGTTATTGATTCAGGTGGACAGTATTTAG aCGGTACAACAGATGTAACAAGAACATTACATTTTGGAGAACCTAccgaagaacaaaaaaaggcATACACAAGAGTATTAATAGGATCGATACAGTTATCTTCTTTAATCTTTCCAGATGATCTGATGACTGATCAGCTTGATGTATTAGCTAGGAGACCTCTTTGGAGTACCGGTAATGACTACATGCATGGTACTGGTCACGGGATTGGACACTTTTTATCGGTTCATGAAT ccCCAATTAGTATATCATATACAGGTGGTATGACTGTTACTTTAAAGCCaggattttttttatccaatgaACCaggattttataaaaaggatGATTTCGGTGTAcgtttagaaaatatacttgAAGTCGTAACTACCAATATATCG AAAACAACAGgacaaaatttcttaaaatttcgGGACGTCACTCTTGTACCATACGAACCTAAATTGATAGATTTTAATATGTTAACACCAATGCAC TGTCCTTTGATCAGTGATATACATACTTCTAATGATATGCAGCGCCGGTggttaaataattacaatcaaCGAATCAGAGAAGAGGTCGgcagagaattaaaaaaacatttaaaaatgaaaggcTTTTATTGGATGATGGACAAGACAAAAAACATTCCTGAATGGGGTAAAGTCAACAAGGACATTCTTCTCGCGCGTTCTCATTCCAATTCTTCTACATTCAAAAAGATTCATGTGCTAGTGATCATTAGCATCatctacaatattattttaa ATTTTGCAACGATTTATAGTTAA
- the LOC122628291 gene encoding xaa-Pro aminopeptidase ApepP isoform X1, which translates to MVKDNHKKYRSDLTSKSTKSICKISKHFYTRILIVMKIILITILLACSFGLTKLQKSPEFLFYNYNGAKRSYCPLSEHIGNQPVNRKDTSLRLRQLRSEMVRVASIETAPLHGYIVTSDDEHQSETVDPRDMRREFLTGFYGSAGDAVVTLAKAVLWTDGRYHLQADLELDCNWILMKRGRKPIPTITEWLKHEFQNRPNIRIGADPKLVPAAIWEAWEIDLVNTSISLVAVRRNLVDLIWQVGRPNYNSYAAYPLKEEYAGKSWQEKIKDIRLQMSLVKADALVVTALDEIAWLFNIRGYDLPHTPVLRSYVIVTQGSLHLYTSKHKLLRSVDTHLKMDSCFHADCVKWHNETCIWDDLRTMSQAWKKVWLPTPCGYAQGASKEIFSSIPIEKRLPKASPIIDLRAVKNEIEAEGMRKAHIRDGMAMCDFLAYIEEQISLNSEGWDEMQVSRVVNEFRLEQELNKGISFATIAAYGAHAALPHYEPINLTNVPIGKTSLLVIDSGGQYLDGTTDVTRTLHFGEPTEEQKKAYTRVLIGSIQLSSLIFPDDLMTDQLDVLARRPLWSTGNDYMHGTGHGIGHFLSVHESPISISYTGGMTVTLKPGFFLSNEPGFYKKDDFGVRLENILEVVTTNISKTTGQNFLKFRDVTLVPYEPKLIDFNMLTPMHCPLISDIHTSNDMQRRWLNNYNQRIREEVGRELKKHLKMKGFYWMMDKTKNIPEWGKVNKDILLARSHSNSSTFKKIHVLVIISIIYNIILNFATIYS; encoded by the exons gttTAACAAAGTTACAGAAGAGTCCAGAattcttattttacaattacaaTGGCGCCAAAAGATCTTATTGTCCTTTGAGTGAACATATCGGTAATCAACCTGTTAACAGAAAGGATACATCTTTAAGATTAAGACAATTAAGATCTGAAATGGTCCGAGTAGCATCAATCGAAACAGCACCACTGCATGGTTATATTGTAACATCGGATGACGAACATCAg AGCGAAACCGTCGATCCACGAGATATgagaagagaatttttaacCGGATTTTATGGTAGTGCTGGAGACGCAGTTGTAACATTAGCAAAAGCTGTTCTGTGGACAGATGGAAGATATCATCTGCAAGCAGATTTAGAACTTGATTGCAATTGGATACTCATGAAAAGAGGACGAAAACCA ATTCCAACAATAACAGAATGGTTGAAACATGAATTTCAAAATCGGCCAAACATCCGAATAGGTGCAGATCCGAAGTTAGTACCTGCAGCTATATGGGAAGCTTGGGAAATAGATTTAG TAAATACATCCATAAGTTTGGTAGCAGTCCGCAGAAATTTGGTGGATTTAATCTGGCAAGTAGGACGACCAAATTACAATTCTTACGCAGCATACCcattgaaagaagaatatgCAGGGAAATCATggcaagaaaaaataaaagatataagattACAAATGAGTCTTGTCAAGGCAGATGCTCTTGTAGTCACAGCATTAGATGAAATAGCTTGGCTCTTCAATATTCGAGGATACGATCTCCCTCATACTCCTGTTCTTAGATCCTACGTCATCGTTACACAAGGATCTCTTCATCTTTATACATCCAAACATAAACTTTTGCGATCCGTTGATACTCATTTAAAAATGGACTCTTGCTTCCACGCGGATTGCGTCAA aTGGCACAATGAAACGTGTATCTGGGATGATTTAAGGACGATGTCTCAAGCATGGAAGAAAGTTTGGCTACCAACACCATGTGGATATGCTCAAGGAgcttcgaaagaaatattttcttcc ATTCCAATTGAAAAACGATTACCAAAAGCATCGCCTATAATTGATCTAAGAGcggtaaaaaatgaaatcgaagCTGAAGGGATGAGGAAAGCTCATATCAGAGATGGCATGGCCATGTGTGATTTTCTTGCTTATATAGAAGaacaaatatctttaaattctGAGGGATGGGACGAGATGCAAGTATCCAGAGTCGTAAACGAGTTTCGTTTGGAACAGGAACTTAACAAGGGTATTTCTTTTGCAACGATTGCTGCTTACGGTGCTCATGCTGCGTTACCTCATTATGAAccaattaatttaacaaatgtACCTATCGGGAAAACTTCGTTGTTGGTTATTGATTCAGGTGGACAGTATTTAG aCGGTACAACAGATGTAACAAGAACATTACATTTTGGAGAACCTAccgaagaacaaaaaaaggcATACACAAGAGTATTAATAGGATCGATACAGTTATCTTCTTTAATCTTTCCAGATGATCTGATGACTGATCAGCTTGATGTATTAGCTAGGAGACCTCTTTGGAGTACCGGTAATGACTACATGCATGGTACTGGTCACGGGATTGGACACTTTTTATCGGTTCATGAAT ccCCAATTAGTATATCATATACAGGTGGTATGACTGTTACTTTAAAGCCaggattttttttatccaatgaACCaggattttataaaaaggatGATTTCGGTGTAcgtttagaaaatatacttgAAGTCGTAACTACCAATATATCG AAAACAACAGgacaaaatttcttaaaatttcgGGACGTCACTCTTGTACCATACGAACCTAAATTGATAGATTTTAATATGTTAACACCAATGCAC TGTCCTTTGATCAGTGATATACATACTTCTAATGATATGCAGCGCCGGTggttaaataattacaatcaaCGAATCAGAGAAGAGGTCGgcagagaattaaaaaaacatttaaaaatgaaaggcTTTTATTGGATGATGGACAAGACAAAAAACATTCCTGAATGGGGTAAAGTCAACAAGGACATTCTTCTCGCGCGTTCTCATTCCAATTCTTCTACATTCAAAAAGATTCATGTGCTAGTGATCATTAGCATCatctacaatattattttaa ATTTTGCAACGATTTATAGTTAA
- the LOC122628291 gene encoding xaa-Pro aminopeptidase ApepP isoform X2 has translation MTKSTKSICKISKHFYTRILIVMKIILITILLACSFGLTKLQKSPEFLFYNYNGAKRSYCPLSEHIGNQPVNRKDTSLRLRQLRSEMVRVASIETAPLHGYIVTSDDEHQSETVDPRDMRREFLTGFYGSAGDAVVTLAKAVLWTDGRYHLQADLELDCNWILMKRGRKPIPTITEWLKHEFQNRPNIRIGADPKLVPAAIWEAWEIDLVNTSISLVAVRRNLVDLIWQVGRPNYNSYAAYPLKEEYAGKSWQEKIKDIRLQMSLVKADALVVTALDEIAWLFNIRGYDLPHTPVLRSYVIVTQGSLHLYTSKHKLLRSVDTHLKMDSCFHADCVKWHNETCIWDDLRTMSQAWKKVWLPTPCGYAQGASKEIFSSIPIEKRLPKASPIIDLRAVKNEIEAEGMRKAHIRDGMAMCDFLAYIEEQISLNSEGWDEMQVSRVVNEFRLEQELNKGISFATIAAYGAHAALPHYEPINLTNVPIGKTSLLVIDSGGQYLDGTTDVTRTLHFGEPTEEQKKAYTRVLIGSIQLSSLIFPDDLMTDQLDVLARRPLWSTGNDYMHGTGHGIGHFLSVHESPISISYTGGMTVTLKPGFFLSNEPGFYKKDDFGVRLENILEVVTTNISKTTGQNFLKFRDVTLVPYEPKLIDFNMLTPMHCPLISDIHTSNDMQRRWLNNYNQRIREEVGRELKKHLKMKGFYWMMDKTKNIPEWGKVNKDILLARSHSNSSTFKKIHVLVIISIIYNIILNFATIYS, from the exons gttTAACAAAGTTACAGAAGAGTCCAGAattcttattttacaattacaaTGGCGCCAAAAGATCTTATTGTCCTTTGAGTGAACATATCGGTAATCAACCTGTTAACAGAAAGGATACATCTTTAAGATTAAGACAATTAAGATCTGAAATGGTCCGAGTAGCATCAATCGAAACAGCACCACTGCATGGTTATATTGTAACATCGGATGACGAACATCAg AGCGAAACCGTCGATCCACGAGATATgagaagagaatttttaacCGGATTTTATGGTAGTGCTGGAGACGCAGTTGTAACATTAGCAAAAGCTGTTCTGTGGACAGATGGAAGATATCATCTGCAAGCAGATTTAGAACTTGATTGCAATTGGATACTCATGAAAAGAGGACGAAAACCA ATTCCAACAATAACAGAATGGTTGAAACATGAATTTCAAAATCGGCCAAACATCCGAATAGGTGCAGATCCGAAGTTAGTACCTGCAGCTATATGGGAAGCTTGGGAAATAGATTTAG TAAATACATCCATAAGTTTGGTAGCAGTCCGCAGAAATTTGGTGGATTTAATCTGGCAAGTAGGACGACCAAATTACAATTCTTACGCAGCATACCcattgaaagaagaatatgCAGGGAAATCATggcaagaaaaaataaaagatataagattACAAATGAGTCTTGTCAAGGCAGATGCTCTTGTAGTCACAGCATTAGATGAAATAGCTTGGCTCTTCAATATTCGAGGATACGATCTCCCTCATACTCCTGTTCTTAGATCCTACGTCATCGTTACACAAGGATCTCTTCATCTTTATACATCCAAACATAAACTTTTGCGATCCGTTGATACTCATTTAAAAATGGACTCTTGCTTCCACGCGGATTGCGTCAA aTGGCACAATGAAACGTGTATCTGGGATGATTTAAGGACGATGTCTCAAGCATGGAAGAAAGTTTGGCTACCAACACCATGTGGATATGCTCAAGGAgcttcgaaagaaatattttcttcc ATTCCAATTGAAAAACGATTACCAAAAGCATCGCCTATAATTGATCTAAGAGcggtaaaaaatgaaatcgaagCTGAAGGGATGAGGAAAGCTCATATCAGAGATGGCATGGCCATGTGTGATTTTCTTGCTTATATAGAAGaacaaatatctttaaattctGAGGGATGGGACGAGATGCAAGTATCCAGAGTCGTAAACGAGTTTCGTTTGGAACAGGAACTTAACAAGGGTATTTCTTTTGCAACGATTGCTGCTTACGGTGCTCATGCTGCGTTACCTCATTATGAAccaattaatttaacaaatgtACCTATCGGGAAAACTTCGTTGTTGGTTATTGATTCAGGTGGACAGTATTTAG aCGGTACAACAGATGTAACAAGAACATTACATTTTGGAGAACCTAccgaagaacaaaaaaaggcATACACAAGAGTATTAATAGGATCGATACAGTTATCTTCTTTAATCTTTCCAGATGATCTGATGACTGATCAGCTTGATGTATTAGCTAGGAGACCTCTTTGGAGTACCGGTAATGACTACATGCATGGTACTGGTCACGGGATTGGACACTTTTTATCGGTTCATGAAT ccCCAATTAGTATATCATATACAGGTGGTATGACTGTTACTTTAAAGCCaggattttttttatccaatgaACCaggattttataaaaaggatGATTTCGGTGTAcgtttagaaaatatacttgAAGTCGTAACTACCAATATATCG AAAACAACAGgacaaaatttcttaaaatttcgGGACGTCACTCTTGTACCATACGAACCTAAATTGATAGATTTTAATATGTTAACACCAATGCAC TGTCCTTTGATCAGTGATATACATACTTCTAATGATATGCAGCGCCGGTggttaaataattacaatcaaCGAATCAGAGAAGAGGTCGgcagagaattaaaaaaacatttaaaaatgaaaggcTTTTATTGGATGATGGACAAGACAAAAAACATTCCTGAATGGGGTAAAGTCAACAAGGACATTCTTCTCGCGCGTTCTCATTCCAATTCTTCTACATTCAAAAAGATTCATGTGCTAGTGATCATTAGCATCatctacaatattattttaa ATTTTGCAACGATTTATAGTTAA
- the LOC122628291 gene encoding xaa-Pro aminopeptidase ApepP isoform X5 has protein sequence MVKDNHKKYRSDLTSKSTKSICKISKHFYTRILIVMKIILITILLACSFGLTKLQKSPEFLFYNYNGAKRSYCPLSEHIGNQPVNRKDTSLRLRQLRSEMVRVASIETAPLHGYIVTSDDEHQSETVDPRDMRREFLTGFYGSAGDAVVTLAKAVLWTDGRYHLQADLELDCNWILMKRGRKPIPTITEWLKHEFQNRPNIRIGADPKLVPAAIWEAWEIDLVNTSISLVAVRRNLVDLIWQVGRPNYNSYAAYPLKEEYAGKSWQEKIKDIRLQMSLVKADALVVTALDEIAWLFNIRGYDLPHTPVLRSYVIVTQGSLHLYTSKHKLLRSVDTHLKMDSCFHADCVKWHNETCIWDDLRTMSQAWKKVWLPTPCGYAQGASKEIFSSIPIEKRLPKASPIIDLRAVKNEIEAEGMRKAHIRDGMAMCDFLAYIEEQISLNSEGWDEMQVSRVVNEFRLEQELNKGISFATIAAYGAHAALPHYEPINLTNVPIGKTSLLVIDSGGQYLDGTTDVTRTLHFGEPTEEQKKAYTRVLIGSIQLSSLIFPDDLMTDQLDVLARRPLWSTGNDYMHGTGHGIGHFLSVHESPISISYTGGMTVTLKPGFFLSNEPGFYKKDDFGVRLENILEVVTTNISKTTGQNFLKFRDVTLVPYEPKLIDFNMLTPMHSCCSVL, from the exons gttTAACAAAGTTACAGAAGAGTCCAGAattcttattttacaattacaaTGGCGCCAAAAGATCTTATTGTCCTTTGAGTGAACATATCGGTAATCAACCTGTTAACAGAAAGGATACATCTTTAAGATTAAGACAATTAAGATCTGAAATGGTCCGAGTAGCATCAATCGAAACAGCACCACTGCATGGTTATATTGTAACATCGGATGACGAACATCAg AGCGAAACCGTCGATCCACGAGATATgagaagagaatttttaacCGGATTTTATGGTAGTGCTGGAGACGCAGTTGTAACATTAGCAAAAGCTGTTCTGTGGACAGATGGAAGATATCATCTGCAAGCAGATTTAGAACTTGATTGCAATTGGATACTCATGAAAAGAGGACGAAAACCA ATTCCAACAATAACAGAATGGTTGAAACATGAATTTCAAAATCGGCCAAACATCCGAATAGGTGCAGATCCGAAGTTAGTACCTGCAGCTATATGGGAAGCTTGGGAAATAGATTTAG TAAATACATCCATAAGTTTGGTAGCAGTCCGCAGAAATTTGGTGGATTTAATCTGGCAAGTAGGACGACCAAATTACAATTCTTACGCAGCATACCcattgaaagaagaatatgCAGGGAAATCATggcaagaaaaaataaaagatataagattACAAATGAGTCTTGTCAAGGCAGATGCTCTTGTAGTCACAGCATTAGATGAAATAGCTTGGCTCTTCAATATTCGAGGATACGATCTCCCTCATACTCCTGTTCTTAGATCCTACGTCATCGTTACACAAGGATCTCTTCATCTTTATACATCCAAACATAAACTTTTGCGATCCGTTGATACTCATTTAAAAATGGACTCTTGCTTCCACGCGGATTGCGTCAA aTGGCACAATGAAACGTGTATCTGGGATGATTTAAGGACGATGTCTCAAGCATGGAAGAAAGTTTGGCTACCAACACCATGTGGATATGCTCAAGGAgcttcgaaagaaatattttcttcc ATTCCAATTGAAAAACGATTACCAAAAGCATCGCCTATAATTGATCTAAGAGcggtaaaaaatgaaatcgaagCTGAAGGGATGAGGAAAGCTCATATCAGAGATGGCATGGCCATGTGTGATTTTCTTGCTTATATAGAAGaacaaatatctttaaattctGAGGGATGGGACGAGATGCAAGTATCCAGAGTCGTAAACGAGTTTCGTTTGGAACAGGAACTTAACAAGGGTATTTCTTTTGCAACGATTGCTGCTTACGGTGCTCATGCTGCGTTACCTCATTATGAAccaattaatttaacaaatgtACCTATCGGGAAAACTTCGTTGTTGGTTATTGATTCAGGTGGACAGTATTTAG aCGGTACAACAGATGTAACAAGAACATTACATTTTGGAGAACCTAccgaagaacaaaaaaaggcATACACAAGAGTATTAATAGGATCGATACAGTTATCTTCTTTAATCTTTCCAGATGATCTGATGACTGATCAGCTTGATGTATTAGCTAGGAGACCTCTTTGGAGTACCGGTAATGACTACATGCATGGTACTGGTCACGGGATTGGACACTTTTTATCGGTTCATGAAT ccCCAATTAGTATATCATATACAGGTGGTATGACTGTTACTTTAAAGCCaggattttttttatccaatgaACCaggattttataaaaaggatGATTTCGGTGTAcgtttagaaaatatacttgAAGTCGTAACTACCAATATATCG AAAACAACAGgacaaaatttcttaaaatttcgGGACGTCACTCTTGTACCATACGAACCTAAATTGATAGATTTTAATATGTTAACACCAATGCAC TCCTGCTGTAGTGTCCTTTGA